TTTTGTTCGGCTCTTGCGCACCATGCAGTGTACCCTACGATCCACCGATGTGCAGAATGGAACTTTCAACAACTGTCTAAGTGGTGTGCTGCCGCGATGATGCTAGCTTAACCACCGCCGAGTCGCCTACTAAAAGTCTCAATGGCAACCAAGGCGCTTCTTGTGGAAGCAAAAGCAACCATGAAACAAGACACAATTTGCTGTGAAGTATGTGCGTACTCTCAAGGTTGTGTCTTTGTGCCTCGGATAGCCTGTCGTCGACCACGTTGCCAACTACGTCTCAACTGAACTGAACGAGAAGCTTCTCACGAGAATGCCACAGTGAGTGGACTCCATGACGGGGGAACTCGCGTATCTCTTTGTGAAAAGGCTACTTGAAACTGGTTAGGAAACAGATGTGGTTGAACATTCCGTAGGATACATAACAAGGGCTTCCTCAAGAAAGACTGCACACCTCAAAGGTTGAAGTCAAATAAGATCTCGCCTCAGAAAAATAGTAGATTGAAGCACAATTTTAGTGAACTCGGCGTGCTGCGAGAGATTCGCCAAGTGATACACATTCCAGGAACGATGTTCGTGAAGAGTAGCAGTTCTGCCACTACCCCTCCAAAGCAAGCAAAGAACGACTCCAACGCGTCTCGACAGAGAAATGACCGTGAATCATTGAGATTCGAGTCACCTTGCATCTGCCTTGAACCTTCCAGTGCCGTAGTCACGCCAGAATGTTGCAACCTTGTGACGAGCGGCGTTTGATATCATGCTGTGTGTGGGCAAGGAGGATACGACTCATCCACGAGCATCGTCGGTAGCTCGGTTCACACAAATGGCTCAGTTTTGTTGAACTAAATCGCCTAAGCAGTTAAGAATCGGCAAGTCGGCGTCTTTCTACCCCGCAGCAGTGGAGCTGGCAATTTTACAGTGCAAGCCCTATTGGGATTGGCAGTCTGCGCGGCATACGGTACTCGACGCAATACTTCTCCAAATCGTCTTGCCACTCGTCGAGAGGCAGTCGCACTTGGATCCTTTTTCTCCCACAGTTGTGCAAGTGTTTTTGTTCCGGTGCGTAGTGGCGCCGAATCGCCTAAAACAAAAATCCGTGATCAAGTCATCTGGCGGTGACCGTGTGCATAAGTTTTCCCCCACGTCCAGCAGTTCGCAGAATCATCAGACATGTAATGGCTTGCAGCATCCGAAAGTTTCCCTTGTCACGCGCTTTTAGTACATAACCGGATGAGTTCTCTTGCTGCCACCGCATAGAATGGTTAAGCGTGCCCTGGTACGACCGCTTCTGCAGGTCACCCCTGTGGCCGTTATTAGGTCGCAGATCTGAAGGCTGCTAGGTTGTTCCGTTCGTAAAGCACACGATGCAAAATCGCTATTTCTATACATAAAGATGCTCTGAATAGTGGCGTCCTCTACGTGGGAACTGGGAAGTCGTGTACGTTAGTTTTCTCTGGCAAGCATTATAAGGATGGGCGATGGCTCTTCTCAGGCGGCGCACTTCTGTCCTGATAAAATCTCGTGGTACAGACAGGATGAACGGCCTTCAAACTTACTAAAAATGGGTGAGTTCCAGTTCTAGGCGGTGTTCCTGGTCATTGGTTTTTACTTCAGGCGTGGCAAAAGGGTAATTACGCTCTAGCGTGCCCACTCCACGGTAGCAGTGCCATACAACACGTCGCCACACATGCTAAAGAAAACTGCCGAAGGTGGATAGCCAAAGACGATGGCTCTGAATTCTACAGGCATCCTACAAACCGTACACTGATGCTGGCAAGTGCGTCCGTTACTGAACGAAATGCCCTGCGCCACTGCATCTTACCCCTTCTACAGGCTGCCTGCCTTCCTTTTCGGTGTGCAGAAATCGTTTCAGCTTAAGCCTTCAGTGTCCGTTTCAGGGAATAGACACGACGATACGTTTCGCGCCAACCAAGCTGGCAGTCGGCACCGCCATTTTCCTTCCGCAAGAAACGAACGCAGTCGAGCTTCTTCCGAACGTAGCATCGTCGTGTCTGCGAAACGTGACACCCTTGCGAACGATGTTTTCTTCTGATTTCCAGATCTCCCAGCCGACGTTCCGTCGTTTCCCTCACATCGTCAATCGGCGACACAGTCAAGCGCTTTCTAGAGCCTGTTTTCAACGGATTTTGATCAAACTTGTCCATCTTCATCGCAAGGAAGTCTGCAGTCTGCCATGTTGTGCCAGCTGCTCACAACACTGCGGCCGCTCACAGTGTCGAGTGCTGCGCCTGTCTTGAGTGTCGCGGCGCGTGACAGGAAACAAGGCGACCCGCGCGCATAGTCCTCAAAACCCTTTTGCTAGGTCTTGCTCAAGTGGCGAGCGTCGTGCTAGCGCTGCGCCTTCCTGGTCTTTCTTCGCCACTCGCTGTcgatgaagagagagcatCGACGCAGCACTGTGTATGCCTAGAAGAGCAAAGTTCGGGATTCGGAGTAGCCAGTGGAGTTCTTCGCCCAGGAGCAAACGaacaaaaagaaaggacGACTCGGCGCCACTCTCGGCTTTCGACTTTGACTTGATGGCAGGTAGCTGCAATTGACCTTCCACCATGTGGCTTCTGCCGACAGAAACTGCTCTGCGCAtgtttttgtgtgtctgCCCGACGAGGTAAATTCGCACTTTGAGGGACTGCTCAACAGTCAGTGTTCTTGAACCTGTGTGAATGTGTTGCGTTTTCGTTGGGTTGATACAGCTTCCGTTTGCGCCGACTGGGAACACCGGgacggcgaggcgaaggTGCTTTCCATTCGTCATCGGCGATTCTCGTCAGGCCCTAGTTGCGCGTAGAAGgattcgcctttcctccggATGCTTCCTTTGTTTCACACGTCCTTTCGTTCTGAAACCTCTGTCTTGTGGCAACAGTTGCCGATTTTCTGCCTTCAAACTAGTTATTCCGGTGACAACTTGCTGTCTCGGCTCGATTCAGGCGAAAGGCATCGCTGCAGCATGAGTTACGGCTAGGATACAAAAACCAGTGTAACAAATTGGCTGCTGCTCCGCCAAGAGTGTctgtcttgttttttctgggaAGCGGATGCCGAATGCAGATGAAGAGGTGGTTGTGGACGGCCGCGTCCGTTCCTGACCTAGTCTCGAGGGCAGACTCGCGGTCTCCTTCATCGTATTGAGTCGCTGAATGACGTACTACTTCTTTCTCATCACCAAGATCTTTTTCACTTCCGTCTGAAACCTCGTCTCCGCAGGCGAATGTCTTCAAGAACGCCTCTGGACAGTTTCTTCGTCTACCTGTGCACAGTCCTCTTGTCCGTCCCACAACGTCGGGTGCCAGTGTTTACACCATGAATGCAGCTTCTGActgctctgtttctcctcctggAATCGCCCCCTGCAAcgccagcagctgcggcggGGGCGCCGAAGGGAAGGGCATCACGTCTTTGCAAGCCGAAAACCCCGAAGCCTATGCGGCCAGAGACTTCGTGCCTGCAAGCTGTGGGCTCGGCAGGCCTACAGCAAACCCTCTGTCCACTGTGAACGGCATATCCGGTGAAGCAAGTGCAAGCATGCCAGCCGCTGCACCAAGTGGCCCGAATTCGCCAGCCCAGAATTCTGTGTCCAGAGAGGCGTCTGCAGGCGCAAGCGGCTTGGCATGCAGTCGACAGCCTCAGCTTTTGGCTGTGCAGGGTCTGGGGCTTGTCCCGCCTTTGTCTTCCTTCGCGTCCACCGCACAGTCGCTGGCAAATCGAACGGGAAGCCCGAATGGGATGTGCCCCTTTCCTCGGAACGGTTCCCCTCCAGCGTttgctgtctcgccttccgccCCGCCGCGGTCCGGGAGTCTGGATCCTTCGACTTGGCTGCTCAGCAGTCCGCAAGCGTCGGACAGACGCACGCAGCTGGCCCGACAGCTGTCGAGTCCTCTGGCCAGCCGAGCCTCCATTTCTCCCGCTCGAGTATTTGGGCTTCAAGCGGTCTCTCCCCTTCGATCTCGGGCCACTTTGGCGCCAAGGCCGCTCGCAGAGACGTTCTTTGGCCTCTGCAGTTCCGCAGGTGGCTCGTGCGAACCAAACCACCCTCTCGTGCATGGACTTCTGCCGTCGGACTCTCCCGCGGctggcgagagaaacgcagtctCCCATCCCGGACTCGTTTCTGCTGGCTCACCTCCTTCGACCAGCTCTCCCCCACAGGCTCGAAGCTGTGAGCGCCAACGACCGAATACAACCGCCCCCTCGAGCGCCAGTGTCTCAAATTTCTGTGagctgtctgtctcggcttccaCCTCCGACGTGGGTTCGCCTTCCGCTGCGAACACACTCCAGGAAACCGAGCTTTGCTCTGTAGCTTCACCCTCTGGGACTGGCAGTGCGCCTTCGGCTCTCTCCAATGCGAAACCGTCCTCTATGGAAACGCGAACAGACGGAGAGCAGGAATCGTCGCCCGTCAGAGCACGCCCAGGTGCGGCACCGAGGATTCAAGCCACGTCAGGGGGGCCCCTGTCCGGCGAACCcaaggaagccgagaaaaacgatgcttcagcagaaaagcgaaagacaAATTCCGTTCGTTGGAGAGCGTCGATCATGTCGAattctccagaaaaaacgccGCTTGAGATCCGAGCCAAGACCCCGGAAGCGCGAAGGCGCCACGGTTCACCGGTCCGATCTCGGCCGCGCAGCACCTCAACGCTGTCGGGCCAGGTCAGGGGAACGAAGCAGCCACAAGCCGCCGTCTCGCCAAGTTTGAGCGCGACACTCGAGGCGTCACGCGGAGACTCTCTCAGGAGCCGCTGCCGGTCGCCGGTTCCGGAACGCTCACATAGTGTGGCGCGACATCAGTCCGCTCTCGGGTGTCGTGGAAGGCGACCGCCGACTACTTCAGGATCGACCAAGTCTCCTTCACCCGAGTGTCGAGCGCGGCCCTCGTCTAGAGCCGGCTCTCGCCGCCCGGGACGTTTACTGATGCCTCGAGCTGAAGTtcgcccttcttcttctggtgTCCTCTCGTCCCACTCCTTCAGCGGGGGGAGGCTCCCTCTGGATATCAAGGAGCTAAAGAAATTGCACAAGCATCCGCTGACAGGGAAGCCGTCCAACAGTTTGTCCTCCGTCACGACCCTGCCGGCCGTGCGTGAACCGAATTGCTCCGCACTGCGGGAGAGAGCAGCCAGTGTGTCTGTTGGCGCGCAAAAGACCTTAAATAAGAAGGGTAAAGCAACAGACTCCAGAACAGAGACGCCCACGTCGTCGCCGAGTCCCGCACCCGTCAGAGACGCGTGTACCCGGCGCAAGGGCCCTGTGTCTGTGAGTCGAAatggaggcgcgagaagcagctccACGCGTCCGGTGAGCAGAGGACGCGTATCCATCGACCCCGCGAAGAAGCGTGAGAAAACTgagtctctcgcttctcgctcgcggTCTGCTTCCCCGACACCGGTGGACCCTGTCCGTGTCAAGGTCCGAAGAAGTGCGTCTCGTCTGTCAGGACAGTCCCACACTGTCGGTGGCACGAAGGGAGTTGCCCAACGGAAGACGCCTGTCAAGCAGCGGACCCGCAGTGGCACTTGCATTCGGCCTGGGTCGGTGGTTTATGAGCCCTCGCGCCAAGTGGTAACTCCCAGAAATGGAAGCCCGGCTCACAGAGCCGCAAGCACAGTCCTgactcggagacagcgaTCTCGAGGGCGCCACAGCTCCGTCCGGCCCCTACCCCGGGGCTTGAGTCAGCGCGACAGCTCCCTTAGCTCCTCCGATACTGGCGAAGCGAGTTCTGGCAGCGACACACGCTCCCTCCATCGTCTCATGAGGTCGACCCTGTCTCTGAAAGTGCGTTCGATGTCCTCGGCCTTCGCGGAAGGACCGCTTCACCTCTTGAGGCCTCCGTCGTTCGAGCTTGCCGCATCCTCTGACAGATCCTCTCCCGAGTCTCGCAAGGCGTcctccactgtctctctctgttcaggTGCCGCTTCCGCGACGGAGCCGTCTACCCTGCCTGGGTTGGGGCAAAGCTTTTTGACCGTGGGCGTCTGCGCCGCGGCGCCGGAGGGGGACTCGGACGGCAGGGGCAGCGGCTCCAGCACGTACCGTCGGGCGAGCTGCGCGTCGTCTGTCGGCGCGGCCTCGAGTGATTGGGCCGAAGTTCCAGGCCCTGTGGCTTCGACGCGAGCTTCAAGGCTTCCCGCGACTCAGGCCCAGGCGCGGCGCCAGCATccagggagagacgaaagcgacaCAGAGGGGGGACCTGGACTTGCGCCTACGCGCTCCGGCCGGAGTGAAtccgtttcttctggatACTCGTCGACGGAGAGGcggtctccgcgtctccaggAATCTCGCGCGCCTCAGCTCAGAAACCGTAGCACTGCTgacctgtctcctcgcgcgcgCCGCCCCTTGGCTCCCTccaaagaggagacggcgccTCGCGGCGTCCAACTCCCTCGACTGAATCTGGATGTCCTGGGCCAGAGTCAGGAGGCACCGAAGAGAGTCGAAAGCGGGGAAGCCCCGAAAAAAGGTCCCGGCGGACGGGCACCGAGTTCGGCTCCGCACAGTGGCACTGAGGGCCGCGCCTCAACAGCCGAGCGGCCGCGTCCCGACGGCGACGGCGCGTTGCctcaggcgagagagacctcTGACGCTGCGAGGGAGCGCGCAAAGGGAGGCACGGCGGCGGGAACGCCTCGAGTGCCCGGGGACAGAGACCGCCCCGTTCAAGGACGAAACGAGCGAAGCCCCCAATCACGCATAGGTACGCGAGAAATCGCGGAAAGGCATGGTCCACCAAAGAAAAAGAGTCCAGAGGTGGCGGAACTGTCGCTGccccggcgcaacaccatGCGAGAGGTATCTCCCCGGGCTCTCGCCGGCGCCGGTGCTGTCGAGCACAGTGCGGTCAGACAGCGTGCGTCGACCTCATCGGTCTCACACGGGCGCTCTAGAGCGgccgaagagacagacagatctTCCGCCTCGCAAGACTCGGTTGCGGTCGCGGTGAAGACGACGGGAGGCGAGCTTCGCCACTCGACTTCGAAGGAGATTTCGCTTTTGAAGAAGTCCGCGAATgcgcctccgtcgcctcgCGCCCACGTGACGgggacgcagagagcgaagcctGTGGCATTTCCTAGTCGAGGCCAACCAACTGGCGCCGCCGATTCCTTATCAAAGAAGAGCCCGACTGGAGGCGCGTCTTCCTTTGACCTCTCTGAATCTGCACGGCGCGAGCAGGAAAGAACGCGTGAGACACCCTCAAGGCCGCGACTCAGCGCTCTGCCAGGCAGCCTGCCCAAGAGCAAAGTCTCCCCGCCAGGCCCGCCGCGACCTCGTGCTTCGCATTGGGAGACGCCTAGCGAAGCGCGCGACGCCTCagacacgcatgcagcgaaggcgCGACACCCTTCAGGCAGAGCCGACGCAGGCGCGCGTTCGGCCAGCGTCTTGTCCGGCGATGAAGGTCCCCGAGGGGACCTGGAGGCCCAGGAACAGTCTGACTTGACTCTCCAGAACTCCCCCAACATCAAGCGACCGCCGCTGCGTCAAGCGTCTGTTTCAAGCGCACTGTCGGAATCACCGTTGGGCGGGGCTGGTGGCAGGGGCATCGGTGGAGCTCGCAAGAACTTTGCGCCTTTTCAAGGTGTCGCGATTGCTGCCAAGGGGACTCAGACCCGAGTCGCTGCGAAAGCGAGGCCTTCTGAATCTTCGCAAGCGAACGCGGGTGCGCTTTCGTCGCCGTCTGACTCTCTTCGAACTGTCAGCTCCTCTTCACCTCGCCGCATGCAACGGCCTTCGGGCGCGAAAGATCTCTCGCGCCCCGGTGAGACTCGGCGCGTCAACCTTACGGCCTCGCCGGCGTCGAGCGCGCGGCGCAGCGACAGCGAAATCCCCAGTCTCCGAATTGAGAAGAGCAGCCGCGGGAACGAGGGCGCTAGACGCCATGGCTCCGGCCTCCCGAGTCTCTCGGGGTTGGGCGACTCCGCTGAGAAGGAAATGGCGAGGGCAGGCAGCGCCTTGAAAGTCGCTCAGGGAAAgctcgcgaagaaggcgcctgCCTCTCCGCGAGACACGAGACTCCTTTCGCGATCGCTCACGCGCAGCAGCGTCCTGTTGGAGCTCCCGGGAGAGAAATCCCTCGGAGGCGTGAAGCGACCGAAAGCGAAGGCTTCAGGGAAAGCCGCCGCCGGCCGCAAGAGAGCAGACGCGTCCccacagaagagaacgggGAAGACCCAGCCTGTCGGGGCGGCTTCCAAGTCACAGGTGGTTGAGGAGTCGCCGAAGACACCCGAGTTCTGCGTCAAGGACCTCCCGATGCCGGCGAGTCGAATTCAACCGAGAGTCTGCGTGTCCGACGGCTTCTTTTTACCTGTCAGAGAAGGTCCACAGCTCGAGGTAAAAAAAGAATCGTCTTTTAAGGACTTCAACTTCGACTGAACTTTCGTGACGAAAACGTTGTGGACTCGTGTAGGCCAGAAACGCCACACACAACCGTTCAGTGGCTGTGTGGAAAAGCGACTGGAGGTTCTCAAACATGTAGGCAGGTTTTGAAAACCGGAAAGATTCAGGCGTCGGCTTTTGAGCCGCTTTCTGTGTTGAGTGTCTTTGGAGACAACGTGACTGCTCACATGGTTGACAAATCGCGTGCGTGCTTTCTGCCGCGTCTCGGGATCTCCCCTGCGTTTGTGAGGTGACTGGAGAGCTACGTCTTTCTGTTCAGCATGGACGTTTCCCCAGAGGACAAGAGTGGATTCAGGTAACTCTGTTTTCATTTGTTTTTGGTTGACTTTTGTTCTACCTGAATATGTTTCACCGAATTGCGTTGTCCTAAATGTATTCAGTTCCACAATGCTTTATTGGAACGCGTTTCATTCCAACATGTTTCATCGAACTCGGTTTCAACCACTTGTGTCTCACTGAATGATGTTTCTACCACTCACGCGTCGATCGACCGTGCGTTTCTCACTCCTGGTTCGCGTCCCCACCGTTTCCTCGATTCTGTATTTCAGTGAGTTTATTCcgcgtttgcttcttttttctgacCAGCGGAGTCGTATGATGAGGAGCTTCCACCAAGATCTCTGTCGGCCGGGGCCGCGGGGGTTGTACGACCGGAGGTTGTACGGCATGGCTCTGGAGCTGTCTCTGTTGATGCCGACGGACTTGAAAAACTTGAAGCGTTGGCTTCACGAGAGCGTCGCagaggtcgaggaagagcgccAGGAGCTGGCCGATGTTTGGGGATTTCTCGAGGTGCTCCCCAGCTTCTGCATGGTCAACGAGCCGCTGGACTTCGTCTTGGCCTACCGAGATGAGACCCGGTGGAGACAGTGGGGAGCCGGGTGGATGGGCAAGAACGGgcggcctctgcctctgcctcccgACAAGCTCTTGcgtgcgttcttcttcgcagagGGCCTCGAGGGCGGTCCCGATTGGGAGTGCAAAATGatgaagcgagaggaggaaaacatGCGCCGGTTCATGAAggacgaggcagaaaaacTCAGGAAAGGTGGGTCACGTCTCAGAGTTGGCCGCGGTCTGTGCGCCATCGCCAGCGAGAAGCACCGGAATGAGTGATTCCTCGTATTCGACAGTAAAGAGAACCCTGGGCCTCTCGGGCTTGCCTCCTCGTGAAAGTCTGAAGTCTTCGGATGACGCATACGTGCTCGAGTGTCTCGAAAACGAGGTCAGGGAGGAGCAACAGAAGTGACGGCGTCCCTTTTGCAGCGGAAATTCAAAACTCTCTGTACAGGAACGTAGCTAGACAGACCAGAATACAGAGACCGGCAGACTGCGGCATGGGAACGAACGACtaggcgaaggcgacgacgcaggAGAAGCTGTCGAAAGAGCTTCTTGTCCCCTTGTGTCGCTTCACCTATGTCTCGCGATGCGACGACACTTTaggtttttctctctcaccgCATATCGAATTTAAACGACGCCTTGCCGAGCATGCGTTTTAGGTGCGATGCACCCCACATTGCCACACCAGGACGGCTTTAAttggaaacagaaacactgTGTCGATCTTAGCCTCCCGCTACGCCCAAACACCTCCATCAATGGCTGTCTCGTGTGCATTTTTTTCCGCAGAGGAGGAGCACCAACGTCTgctggagaaggaggcggaaCTGCAGAACTTGATTCGCTTCAAGGCGAAGCGTTGGCGGCAGCTCCAGTGCATGTGGGAGAAACTGGTGCAGGCGATCGAGCTGCACCAGCGGCCGCGgctctcctttgtttcttcgctcgACGACGGCTTTCCACCATCGACGAGTGTCGCGACCTGGCTGCACCCAGAGCGTCAACGCGCCTCTATCGCGACGCCCTGGATCGCTGCACCTCCCTATCTGTCCTGCTGTTCGGACGCCGTCACTGGCGACCCGTCAGAAGGGAGCGCGGTGTGTTTGGAGggctgcgtctcttccctgGCTTCTCCCGCGGTTTCCGTCGGAGCCGCCGAGCCGTCAGTCGTGACcatttcgtctctctctgagcTGCAGGCCCGGGCGAGGCGGTCCGAGTCCTACGCGAGGGCCATGCACGCGATGCAGCAAACGCCGGTCATGCCTTCACCCGACTACGTGCGTCACTTGTTTCGCGAGCGGAAGTTCCGGGAACTCAACACAGTCTTCAAGGCCCTCGTCGGCGCCTCCATCGAGGACCTCTGGCTTCACTTCGACCGCCAAGAAGCCGAGGCTGAGGCCGCCCAAGCCGCGCAAGCCGCGGCGCAGGAGGCGCAGAACCGCGCGGTCGCGGCGGCTGAGGCCCGGCGGCGgcgagcagaagaggcgcggGCGAGGGAGCCCCTGGAGCGGGAGGAGatggcgagagaagacgcgcgagcTCACCAGTGTGAAGCGTTCACCTGGAAGGTCGGGAACCTGCGCCGAAAGAAGCAAGAGTTCCTCAAATCCATCCCGATTTCCCCCTCAGCTACCAATGCCGTCGAATTGCTGAtgacgaaaacgaagaggggAGCACGCCCTCGCAGCTCTGGAGACACGAAGCTCGTCAGCCTCCGCAGAGCCGGAAGCTCCAGCAGCGCTTCAGGTCCCACTCACCAGAAACTAAGCGAAAAGCGCGACGCGACTCCCGCTGGACATTCCGAGGCGCTTCCACGGGGCCAAGCGACTCAGGGACTCCTATCCAGACGACAGTCGCAAATGGTGAGACTTTGATGACAGCAAGAACCCCCGAAAGCAGGGAGAGTCAACACGCTTCGAGATGTGCAGCGATACACTGATTGATGAACTGACTCGCAGTTTGAACTCTTTTCTGCATATAataatatatgtatatatttatatacacctctatatatatagtattAAAGTATGTCTGTATTTTATACGTAttcatgtgcatgtgtgtgctTATTGTGGATCTTGGAGACTTGCGGGGTCTCACTTAGATCGCGCTTTCTTTTGTTGTTGGAGGCGCGTCCTATACGTCGAAAGGCTGGAGACTCCTGTTGCTTCCAAACCGGTGGCGACTGAGTCTTTGTGTCCTTTCTTATTGATCTGAGGTCACATTCTCAAATTTCAGCTTTGACTGCTTCCTGTGCAACTCTGCATGGAATTTTCAGGGCATTTCTGCTCGGAGTGGGTCGTTGCTTCACCACAACGAAAGCACCCGAGCAGCAGGGCGAAGTCCGGAAGGCTTGACTAGACTtgttcgcatgcagactgcAGGTCGGGGTGCCCATCGCACTTCGGCGTTTATCTAGCAGCGCGTCGATTTGGAACAGGCACAAactgttccttctccatgTGATTTAATCCTACATTCTCTCAGTTTCGAATTTGCTCGGACCATGAGGTGCAACGAAGTTCGATACACGCGCTGGACATACCGCAGCTGAGTCGGACTTCTTGATTCTACAAGATACATTTGCTGACTCTGTGGGAGCCAACAGAGTTCTCTTTGGCTGATGTACATACCACAAGCATGCCACAGCTGATTTCACTTTTTTGTGACAAACACAAAAGATAAGTAAGGTGAATCTTCTGTCAGATCCCACCAGTTGCTTATGATTTCTGTATCTGACCCCAGTGCCTGTCTTGACGCGCGCGTTGGCCGCAGGGGCTCGGCGCACTCGTGGGGTCTTCACAGAGCCCAGGCGACGCGACAGCGCCATTCGCAGCTTTCATTGCTTCTTCGAGTCTCCTGATCTTCTGTGGAAGGTGCCGCTTTGCGAATCTTGCGCAGGCAggcgtctgtgtcttcgaGAAACGCTAGCGTTCTCAGCTTCTGATCGATGCTAGAAAACGTCGTCCAGACTCCCTCGTGTCCCCAGAGGGACGATCCAAGTAGCTTCGCGAATCGGCAGACTGACTTTCGCGCTGCCGTCGAaagcgcctgtctctctcaagTCCTCTGAAGGCAGATGCGAGAGGAAATCGGATGCCGCGTTCGTCCTTCCGGAAGAGCTTCCGAACGCCTTATACAGATTGGTAGGAAGAAGCTACACGGTCCTTCGTACAAACAGGCTCGCACGAAGAACAAGCAGATTCTAGCTTGTCTCTAAAACGCCCGGCCCAAACCCATTCGGAGAAAGAGCAATGAGCGTCGACAGCCCTGTCGCCACGAGACTTTTTGTGCTGCATTTCAGCTTGGTGTGTCTGTCCACTCAGAGTGCATGTTGAGCCCTCTGGTTCGTCCACCCCAGGGAAAATCGATTTTCAGAGCTTCTGTGCAACCGGAGTTGTGTGGCGACACACTGCCGTTTTTTTGGGCTGGTAAACATCAGAAACACAGGTCTGTTCCGTACGTTCGCTTTCCACTCTGAACCTTTCCTAATCGGTCGCAGGCTCCACTCCCCGACTTCAATTTCTCGCCTCGGGATGCCCGCTGCTTTCAGCGTTCAACGCAGGAAGCCGTCGGGCG
This genomic interval from Toxoplasma gondii ME49 chromosome VIIb, whole genome shotgun sequence contains the following:
- a CDS encoding hypothetical protein (encoded by transcript TGME49_257430), whose translation is MNAASDCSVSPPGIAPCNASSCGGGAEGKGITSLQAENPEAYAARDFVPASCGLGRPTANPLSTVNGISGEASASMPAAAPSGPNSPAQNSVSREASAGASGLACSRQPQLLAVQGLGLVPPLSSFASTAQSLANRTGSPNGMCPFPRNGSPPAFAVSPSAPPRSGSLDPSTWLLSSPQASDRRTQLARQLSSPLASRASISPARVFGLQAVSPLRSRATLAPRPLAETFFGLCSSAGGSCEPNHPLVHGLLPSDSPAAGERNAVSHPGLVSAGSPPSTSSPPQARSCERQRPNTTAPSSASVSNFCELSVSASTSDVGSPSAANTLQETELCSVASPSGTGSAPSALSNAKPSSMETRTDGEQESSPVRARPGAAPRIQATSGGPLSGEPKEAEKNDASAEKRKTNSVRWRASIMSNSPEKTPLEIRAKTPEARRRHGSPVRSRPRSTSTLSGQVRGTKQPQAAVSPSLSATLEASRGDSLRSRCRSPVPERSHSVARHQSALGCRGRRPPTTSGSTKSPSPECRARPSSRAGSRRPGRLLMPRAEVRPSSSGVLSSHSFSGGRLPLDIKELKKLHKHPLTGKPSNSLSSVTTLPAVREPNCSALRERAASVSVGAQKTLNKKGKATDSRTETPTSSPSPAPVRDACTRRKGPVSVSRNGGARSSSTRPVSRGRVSIDPAKKREKTESLASRSRSASPTPVDPVRVKVRRSASRLSGQSHTVGGTKGVAQRKTPVKQRTRSGTCIRPGSVVYEPSRQVVTPRNGSPAHRAASTVLTRRQRSRGRHSSVRPLPRGLSQRDSSLSSSDTGEASSGSDTRSLHRLMRSTLSLKVRSMSSAFAEGPLHLLRPPSFELAASSDRSSPESRKASSTVSLCSGAASATEPSTLPGLGQSFLTVGVCAAAPEGDSDGRGSGSSTYRRASCASSVGAASSDWAEVPGPVASTRASRLPATQAQARRQHPGRDESDTEGGPGLAPTRSGRSESVSSGYSSTERRSPRLQESRAPQLRNRSTADLSPRARRPLAPSKEETAPRGVQLPRLNLDVLGQSQEAPKRVESGEAPKKGPGGRAPSSAPHSGTEGRASTAERPRPDGDGALPQARETSDAARERAKGGTAAGTPRVPGDRDRPVQGRNERSPQSRIGTREIAERHGPPKKKSPEVAELSLPRRNTMREVSPRALAGAGAVEHSAVRQRASTSSVSHGRSRAAEETDRSSASQDSVAVAVKTTGGELRHSTSKEISLLKKSANAPPSPRAHVTGTQRAKPVAFPSRGQPTGAADSLSKKSPTGGASSFDLSESARREQERTRETPSRPRLSALPGSLPKSKVSPPGPPRPRASHWETPSEARDASDTHAAKARHPSGRADAGARSASVLSGDEGPRGDLEAQEQSDLTLQNSPNIKRPPLRQASVSSALSESPLGGAGGRGIGGARKNFAPFQGVAIAAKGTQTRVAAKARPSESSQANAGALSSPSDSLRTVSSSSPRRMQRPSGAKDLSRPGETRRVNLTASPASSARRSDSEIPSLRIEKSSRGNEGARRHGSGLPSLSGLGDSAEKEMARAGSALKVAQGKLAKKAPASPRDTRLLSRSLTRSSVLLELPGEKSLGGVKRPKAKASGKAAAGRKRADASPQKRTGKTQPVGAASKSQVVEESPKTPEFCVKDLPMPASRIQPRVCVSDGFFLPVREGPQLERSRMMRSFHQDLCRPGPRGLYDRRLYGMALELSLLMPTDLKNLKRWLHESVAEVEEERQELADVWGFLEVLPSFCMVNEPLDFVLAYRDETRWRQWGAGWMGKNGRPLPLPPDKLLRAFFFAEGLEGGPDWECKMMKREEENMRRFMKDEAEKLRKEEEHQRLLEKEAELQNLIRFKAKRWRQLQCMWEKLVQAIELHQRPRLSFVSSLDDGFPPSTSVATWLHPERQRASIATPWIAAPPYLSCCSDAVTGDPSEGSAVCLEGCVSSLASPAVSVGAAEPSVVTISSLSELQARARRSESYARAMHAMQQTPVMPSPDYVRHLFRERKFRELNTVFKALVGASIEDLWLHFDRQEAEAEAAQAAQAAAQEAQNRAVAAAEARRRRAEEARAREPLEREEMAREDARAHQCEAFTWKVGNLRRKKQEFLKSIPISPSATNAVELLMTKTKRGARPRSSGDTKLVSLRRAGSSSSASGPTHQKLSEKRDATPAGHSEALPRGQATQGLLSRRQSQMGISARSGSLLHHNESTRAAGRSPEGLTRLVRMQTAGRGAHRTSAFI